A region of the Synechococcus sp. PCC 7502 genome:
TTCATTATGAGCATGAGGCTTTCATCAATTACTTCCTTCGTAACTGGATGTTTAATATAGCCGTAGAGAATGCGATGGGTTTCCCAAATTTGATTATTTGAATTATGAAAAAGAGAACGGGCAATTACTTCGGATTTAGAACCTGATAACCTAACTATACCAACACTTCCTTGTTCTGGAGCTATGGCAGTGGCGATCGCTGCGATCGTGTCATGATGATTCATTAATTTAATTAAGTCTATGTTTATGGTGGGAAGGGAGTATTTGGGGTAATTCCTAAACCTCGGATTGCTTCCAACATCCCTTTCGCTTTATTTAGAGTTTCTTGATATTCCATTTTTGGATCGGAATCGGCAACTATACCTGCCCCTGCTTGGACGCTGAGAACTCCATCTTTGACAATCATTGTCCGAATAGTGATGGCAGTATTTAATTGTCCTTCAAAGTCGTAATAGCCATACGCCCCAGCATAGGTACCTCGGCGATCGCCCTCTAGGTTATGAATAATTTCCATAGCTCGAATTTTAGGCGCACCACTGACCGTACCCGCAGGGAAACAAGCAGCCAGTAAATCCCAAGCGGTTTTATCGGGTTTAAGTTCACCCACAACATTACTAACAATGTGCATGACATGGGAATAACGTTCAATGGTCATCAACTCATCCACAACTACTGTGCCGCTTTGACATACTCGCCCTAGATCATTTCTACCCAAGTCAACTAACATGACGTGTTCGGACACTTCCTTGGGATCATTAAGTAGGTCTTCAGCTAATGCCAAATCTTCGGCTATGGTTTGTCCACGGGGTCTAGTGCCTGCGATCGGGCGGACGGTGGCTTTAGTTTTCCCATCAATTTTATCTGCTTTAACCATCACCTCTGGACTAGAACCAATTACCTGCCAATCGCCAAAATTAAGGTATGCCATGTAGGGGGAGGGATTGACTATGCACAGGGAACGGTACAAATTAAAAGGATCACTACTATAGGGAGTGGAAAAACGCTGAGATAGTACCACTTGGAAAATATCCCCCGCCTTAATATGCTCTTTTGCCTTTTCTACACCCTGCTGGAATGCTTCGGCAGTAAAATTACTGGAAAAATTTACAGGTGGTTGAGTCTTAGGGTTTGTCCAATTCAGAATATTCTGCTCATAATTAAAAGGCGATCGCAATTTAGCAATTAATAAACTCACTCGATCACAGGCATTTTCATAGGCAATTTTAGGATCGGTATGATTGCGTAAATCCGCATAGGCGATCGCCCAAATTTTGCGTTTAACCTGATCAAATACTAATAAACTATCAATCTGCATCCACAGTCCATCGGGCAGATCATGATCTCCACAGGCATACACTGGTACCCTTGGCTCAATCCATTTAATTAATTCATAGCCCCAAAATCCAATTAAGCCACCCGTGGGGAAATCTAATAACTTCACAGGTTTAATCGGTTCTAAACAAGCAGCTAAATGCTCTAGCGGGTTGCCAATATGAGTTTCAGTGGTGCCATCTCGCCAAGTTTGGATCGTGCGATCGCCCCGTGCCTCTAGTCTCCACAATGGATCACAGCCTAATAAGCTATAGCGTCCTATCCGTTCTCCACCTTCCACTGATTCCAGTAAAAAACTATAGGGCTGTCCTGCACATACCCGATACCACGCCGCCACAGGTGTATCCATATCTGCCACTAATTCTTGGTAAACAGGAATGAAATTACCGTTCTGGCAAAGTTGAGAAAAATCAGAGAAGCTAGGCAGAGTCATGGGATTTTAGCAAGATGTTATTAGAAGTCTCACGGATTCAGAGACCTAATTAATTATTAATTCTATGTATTAATTCTATGGTTATCAGGGATCAAATCATAGCGAGCTTTGTGATTGCTTTCCTTCTTGCTTATTTTCTGAGGACAGAAGTAATGATCACAGTGATAGTAGCGGAAGCGATGAGGCTAAAGGCAAGTTGAACTACCCATTGCGTAGCTTTCTGGTAATTGTCAAACTTATCATTAAATGCCTTATTCTCTGAAGATAAAGCATCAAGCTTAGTTAATATTTCCCTAAGATAACCATCATTGTCCACTTTTTCTTCTTGTGTAGATGTCATAATCCATAAATCTCCGTATGTTACTTACTATCGTTAGAATTACCAACTAATTTAATTCTAGTTGATTCTACTTGAGCCTGATTCTTACTAAACTTGCTGTCAAACACTTTGCTAGAATAACTGCGCCATCGTTACTCACTACCCATGCTAAAAGCTTATAGATATTCTGTTCCTACTACTGTTCTAGCGATCGCCTTAACTAGTCAATTAATCGCAATCAATCCTAGTTATGCTGAGCAGGGCAGGACAATTCAGCTTAATGGACAACCTTGGGTAGGGCAGTGGATTAAAGATAATTCCAGTATTTACCTCCAAGATGATTGGATGCGGGTCGCCTTGGGCATAGAACTCATGGATAGCGATCGCCCCCAAGCACAAAGATTACGGTGGTTTTCCGTGCCATTTTTTGCCGCCGTTACCTACGATCAGCCTGTGCAAAGACGGTTTTTAGATATTAAGGATATTTCTAAAGAGTGGCGGACAGAGATTGTTGGTGAAATTTTACGCATCTCTACTCCCAATAGTTTGATCAGTTCTATTCGCCGTTCTAAACAAAACTATGGACAGAACTTTGGCAAAAATCTTGGTGATCGGATCGTAATTGATCTAGATCGGGCAACTCCGTGGCAAGTGCAACGAGATAAAAATGTCATTAGTTTAGCGATCGCTGCGGACTTAGCTGCTAATCTCCCCAAATCCTTAAATAATCAATCGGGAAATCTGGTCAAAGCCGTTGAAATTCAATCTGAACCCAAGCAGACTATTATTAAAATTCAGACTACCCAGCCAATTACCCCTACAATTCAAACCCTTGGTAATCCCTATCGACTGATCGTAGATATTCAGCCCACCTATCAACCGCCCGATCTAACAATTGCTTGGGCAAAAGGTTTAATTCGTAAGCAACAAACCGTTACCCTAGTTGAGGCGGGGCAACCCTTACGATTTTCCGTAAATTCCTTAATTGTGAACTTAAAAGAACCCAGTATTTCCATGCGACCAATTTGGAGTGATCCCGATGGTATGGTTGGGACTTCATCTTTGCGGGCGATCGCTGAGGTTTGGCAAGCAGCAGGGGCAATTAATGGTGGGTTTTTCAACCGTGATCGAAAAATGCCCGTGGGCGCAATTAGAGAAAGTAAACGCTGGATGGCTGGAGGAGTATTAACCCGTGGCGCAGTGGCATGGAATCCATCAGGTAATGTATTTATGGATCGCCTGATTTTTGGGGAAGAAATTATCACTAACCAAGGCAATATTGCTTTAACCCATCTAAATAGTGGCTTTGTCCAAAATGGTTTAGCACGATATACCCCTAACTGGGGATTGACCTATACCCCCCTAACCGAGAATGAAGTAATTTTTGTCATCACAGGCGATCGCATCACCGCTCAATTGCAATCAGGAGCAGCAGGTGACGGTAAAATTAATATTCCTGATAATGGTTATCTGCTTGTGGCACGCAAGTCCCCAGAGCTTTTATCCCGACTATCTGTGGGAGATCAAATTAAAGGAATCACCAATATTAAACCCGAAGCGTTTAGTGATTTTCCCAATATCCTCGGAGCTGGACCACTCTTACTTAAAAATGGAAACCTCGTCCTTGATGCTGCCTTAGAACGCTTTTTACCTCCCTTTGATACCCGTGGAGCCTCTCGTAGTGCGATCGCTACAACTAATATTCCCGCACAAGTTCTCCTGACCACAATTCAAGCTACACCCGAGGGCATCCTACCCAGTCTTAGACAAACCGCAGATATTCTTAAGAAAATGGGGGCAGTCAATGCTCTAAATCTTGATGGTGGCGGCTCTACAACTTTATACTTAGGCGGAGCTATATTGAATCGTTCAGTGGGTAGCGTTGCGCCTGTACATAATGGACTGGGCATTTTTATTAATTCTACGGAATCCCTAAGATAATCACTCACATAACCTTTCACAATATGGAAACAGGTGTCGATGAAGTTGGTAGAGGAGCAATTTTTGGCGTGGTTGTGGCAGGGGCAGTTACCATACCCGATCATCAGTTTGACTACCTGAAGAGTATGGGGGTTAAAGATAGCAAAAAACTTAGTCCTAACCAAAGAGCTAAATTAGATCGGGTTATTCGTGCCGTAGCCGATTGTGGCATTGGCTTAGCCACAGTTGCTGAAATTGAAGAGCTTAATATTCTTAACGCTAGCCTTCTGGCAATGGAACGGGCGATCGCTCAACTAAATACTTTTCCAGCCCATTGTTTCATAGATGGCAATCAACGCCTTAAATTTCAGGAAATTCCCATGATTCCCCACACCACCGTTATTAAGGGTGATTCCATTTACCTATCCATAGCAGCAGCTAGTATTATTGCCAAGGTATGGCGCGATCGCCTGATTACAGAACTGGCACAGGAATATCCTAAATATGATCTAGCCCGAAATAAAGGCTATGCCACTCAAAGACATCGAGATGCACTTTCAATCTATGGCATCACTAATTTGCATCGTCAGTCCTTTTGTACTAATTTCTTAGCCGCAAAATAGCTTAAAAATAACAAGCAATCAGAATTTAAAGCCAAGCAGTCAGGCGATCGTAGAGCTTGTCAGTCGGAATTACGCCTTCAATTCGATCCACAGGCTGTCCATTTTTAAAAATCACCATAGTCGGCAAAGCACTAATTTTATATTGGGTAGCAAGGGCGGGATAGGTATCGGTGTTAATTTTGACAACTTGAGCTTGATCCTTAACCTTTGCACTTACTTGCTCTAAAATTCCTGCCATAATTTGACAGGGACCACACCAAGGAGCGTAGAAATCAACTAAAAGTGGTAGTTCTGAACCTTCAATTAATTCCTCAAAACTATTAAATTGCTTTTTGACAGACATACGCAAGACCTCATGATTTCTACACTTATTTTACTACTACCAGTCAAGACGAGTAAATGCGATTTGCGTAACTTTAGAGTAACAATAGAGAGATATGCTTTGGTTTTGACTCCTAGTTATCTCTGAATCAAGATGTCCAAATCAAGTCTAGTATGTACTTTTGGGTAGTTAAGGTAATTAATGAAAGAAGAATTATTAGTACAGCTAGCTAAGTCTCTTTTATATGAAAAAGCTTTAGTCAAGTTAGATGGAAAATTTGTTGGGGCGATCGCTTCAATTCCCAAAAATAAAAATAGTCAAGACTTGAACTACAACGAAGTTTTTATTCGGGATAATGTGCCTGTTATGATTTATCTATTACTTGAGGGAAAGTATGAGATTGTCAGACATTTTTTAAATACCTGTCTAAGGTTGCAGAGCAGTCAATTCCAAACTAGAGGGATATTTCCTACCAGTTTTGCCGAGATTGAGGGAAAGTTAGTTGCTGATTATGGACAAAGAGCAATTGGAAGGGTTTGTTCAGTAGATGCCAGTTTATGGTGGGTAATTTTAGCTTATATCTATGTGAAAAAATCTGGCGATCGCACTTGGGCAGCTACCTTTGAAGTTCAGAGCGGTATCCAACATCTACTCAATTTAATTCTGCATCCCTCCTTCCGTGATTCTCCTACCCTATTCGTACCCGATGGGGCATTTATGATTGATCGAGCGCTGGATGTGTGGGGAAATCCTGTGGAAATCCAAGTGCTTCTGTATGGTGCCCTCCTAAGTGCTGTGGGCTTAATTCAAGTTGATTTAGAAGAGAAAGGATATACCGATTGCCAATCTTCGGCTAGTGCTTTAATTGATCGACAACTCTATCAAAAATCCTATGCGATCGCTTGGCTAAAAAATCTGAGAAGCTATATGCTCAAGCATTATTGGGTTAATTCCAAAATCGTCCAAACTC
Encoded here:
- the trpE gene encoding anthranilate synthase component I, producing MTLPSFSDFSQLCQNGNFIPVYQELVADMDTPVAAWYRVCAGQPYSFLLESVEGGERIGRYSLLGCDPLWRLEARGDRTIQTWRDGTTETHIGNPLEHLAACLEPIKPVKLLDFPTGGLIGFWGYELIKWIEPRVPVYACGDHDLPDGLWMQIDSLLVFDQVKRKIWAIAYADLRNHTDPKIAYENACDRVSLLIAKLRSPFNYEQNILNWTNPKTQPPVNFSSNFTAEAFQQGVEKAKEHIKAGDIFQVVLSQRFSTPYSSDPFNLYRSLCIVNPSPYMAYLNFGDWQVIGSSPEVMVKADKIDGKTKATVRPIAGTRPRGQTIAEDLALAEDLLNDPKEVSEHVMLVDLGRNDLGRVCQSGTVVVDELMTIERYSHVMHIVSNVVGELKPDKTAWDLLAACFPAGTVSGAPKIRAMEIIHNLEGDRRGTYAGAYGYYDFEGQLNTAITIRTMIVKDGVLSVQAGAGIVADSDPKMEYQETLNKAKGMLEAIRGLGITPNTPFPP
- a CDS encoding phosphodiester glycosidase family protein, which produces MLKAYRYSVPTTVLAIALTSQLIAINPSYAEQGRTIQLNGQPWVGQWIKDNSSIYLQDDWMRVALGIELMDSDRPQAQRLRWFSVPFFAAVTYDQPVQRRFLDIKDISKEWRTEIVGEILRISTPNSLISSIRRSKQNYGQNFGKNLGDRIVIDLDRATPWQVQRDKNVISLAIAADLAANLPKSLNNQSGNLVKAVEIQSEPKQTIIKIQTTQPITPTIQTLGNPYRLIVDIQPTYQPPDLTIAWAKGLIRKQQTVTLVEAGQPLRFSVNSLIVNLKEPSISMRPIWSDPDGMVGTSSLRAIAEVWQAAGAINGGFFNRDRKMPVGAIRESKRWMAGGVLTRGAVAWNPSGNVFMDRLIFGEEIITNQGNIALTHLNSGFVQNGLARYTPNWGLTYTPLTENEVIFVITGDRITAQLQSGAAGDGKINIPDNGYLLVARKSPELLSRLSVGDQIKGITNIKPEAFSDFPNILGAGPLLLKNGNLVLDAALERFLPPFDTRGASRSAIATTNIPAQVLLTTIQATPEGILPSLRQTADILKKMGAVNALNLDGGGSTTLYLGGAILNRSVGSVAPVHNGLGIFINSTESLR
- a CDS encoding ribonuclease HII, whose protein sequence is METGVDEVGRGAIFGVVVAGAVTIPDHQFDYLKSMGVKDSKKLSPNQRAKLDRVIRAVADCGIGLATVAEIEELNILNASLLAMERAIAQLNTFPAHCFIDGNQRLKFQEIPMIPHTTVIKGDSIYLSIAAASIIAKVWRDRLITELAQEYPKYDLARNKGYATQRHRDALSIYGITNLHRQSFCTNFLAAK
- the trxA gene encoding thioredoxin, with the protein product MSVKKQFNSFEELIEGSELPLLVDFYAPWCGPCQIMAGILEQVSAKVKDQAQVVKINTDTYPALATQYKISALPTMVIFKNGQPVDRIEGVIPTDKLYDRLTAWL
- a CDS encoding glycoside hydrolase 100 family protein produces the protein MKEELLVQLAKSLLYEKALVKLDGKFVGAIASIPKNKNSQDLNYNEVFIRDNVPVMIYLLLEGKYEIVRHFLNTCLRLQSSQFQTRGIFPTSFAEIEGKLVADYGQRAIGRVCSVDASLWWVILAYIYVKKSGDRTWAATFEVQSGIQHLLNLILHPSFRDSPTLFVPDGAFMIDRALDVWGNPVEIQVLLYGALLSAVGLIQVDLEEKGYTDCQSSASALIDRQLYQKSYAIAWLKNLRSYMLKHYWVNSKIVQTLRRRPTEQYGDSVTNEYNIQTETIPHWLQEWLGDQGGYLIGNVRTGRPDFRFFTLGNCLGATFDLISPAQQRSLFHLMCQNQTALFAQMPLRICHPPLDNEDWRKKTGYDRKNLPWCYHNAGHWPCLFWFFVIATLRHKCHQSSVDHLGIDILLQDNYELLARRLPQQNWAEYFDGPNGVWVGQQARLYQTWTIVGFLLTHHFLKVNPEDTNIMDLPSLKDIENA